Within Acidaminococcus timonensis, the genomic segment GGAAGGCATCCAGGGCCTGTTCCCATGCTTCGTCGCTCAGGTCCCCTTTTAAAATGGAAAAATGCAGGTTGCCATCACCGGCATGGGCCAGGGTGAAAACCCGGAACGGATACTTCCGGGCTTCCCGGGAAAGTTGACTGATGGTCCGGGCAATTTTGTCCAGGGGAACCACGAAATCATCGCTGGTCATGACCCTGCTCAATACCCGGGTGGATTCCAGGCAATTCTTCCGCAGGGTCCACACCCGGTCATCCGCCATCCCCACCTCCACAGCTCCATGGCTGCGGCACAGTTCATCCAGCTTCAGCAGCTTCCGGTCCAACTCTTCTTCATCAAAGGTTTCCAGGGTCAGGATCACATAGGAACCGTCCTCGTAATGGCCCAGATCCAGTTTGGAATACTCACTGGAGGCACGCACAAAGGCATTGTCCATGAATTCCACGCTGGTGGGATCGAGACCTTCCCGCAGAAGCACCGGAACAATGCCTGTGGCCTTGTCCTGGTCCGTGAAGATGGCCAGTACATCGGCTTTACAGGGAGCCTGGGGCAGCAGCTTCAGCGTCACTTCCGTGATGATCCCCAGGGTCCCTTCGCTGCCGATCACCAGCTGGTCCAGGCAGTACCCTGTGGAGTTTTTCTTGCAGCGGGTCCCCAGGTGGGCAATCTGCCCGTTGGGCAGTACCACTTCGATGGCATGGACCTGGTTGCGGGTGGTCCCGTATCGCACCGCCTTATCACCGCCGGCATTGGTGGCCAGGTTGCCTCCGATCAGGCAGCTGTCGGCACTGCAGGGATCCCCGGCATAGAACAGGCCTTTTTCTCGGGCGGCCTGCTGCACATCTCCGGTACGGGCACCGGCCTGGGCCCGCAGGTACATCCCTTCCGGACTCACTTCCAGGATCTTATCCAGCCGTTCCATAAGCAGCACCAGACCGCCGCACACGGGGATGGCCCCATCGGACACACTGGTACCGCCGCTGCGGGGCGTCACCGGAAAATGTTCTGCATTGGCCAGTTTCATGATGGAAGCGATTTCTTCTGTGGAAGCCGGTGCCACCACTGCCTCCGGCCGGTGGAATTTCCGGGGATCCGTTTCCTCGTCGGTCTTGTACTGTTCCAGATGGTCCTCATCGGTCCAAACGAACTTTTCACCCACGATCGCCTTCAACTTTTCTGCGATTCCTTCGGTGATGGGCTGATACGTTTTCATCATCTTTCCTACCTTTCTACTGAAAAAAGCCATGAAAAATACCAGCAATGCAGGCGGTATTTCTCACGGCTCCTTTACTTTTGCCAGCCATGCTGGCTTCCTTTCGCTAGTGACCAGTGGCCAGTGACTAGTGACGGTTGGTGAAAATCCATTTTCACCAATCCTATATGGCGGATGGGGAGGGATTCGAACCCTCGGTACCTTTTGGGCACACTTGATTTCGAGTCAAGCACCTTCAACCGCTCGGACACCCATCCATGAGATTTTTCTATTATACCATATTTATCGTCTGGCTTTCAAAAAATCCCGCAAAATTTCCCGGCTTTCTTTTTCCCGTATCCCGGCCGTCACCTCCGTCCGGTGGTTCAGGGACGGATGGACGGGCAGGTTGAACTGGGAACCGCAGGCCCCGGCGGCACTGTCCCAGGCTCCGTACACCAGACGGCCGATCCGGGCGTTCCAGATGGCTCCGGCACACATAGGACAGGGTTCCAGGGTTACATACAAGGTACAGTCCGTGAGCCGCCAGCGTCCCAGTTTTTCACAGGCCCGGCGGATGGCCAGCAGTTCGGCATGGGCTGTGGCGTCCCGGTCCTGTTCCCGGCGGTTGTGGGCCCGGGCCACCACCTGCCCCTTCCGCACCAGCACGGCCCCCACGGGAATTTCTCCCTCCCGGGCCGCCTGCCGGGCCTCTTCCAGGGCCAGATCCATGAACATAAGGTCCTGGGTCGAAGCTACACCCGTTCCCATCATTCCTTCTTCGTCAGTTTGGTCAGATCGTACGGGGTATCCTGATACACCATGTTCAGCCAGTTCAGATAGAACAGATGGGCATAGCTGCACCACTTGAACAGAGGTTCCTGGGTGGTGTCATCGGTGGGATAGTAATGTTTGGGCAGAGCCGGATCCAGCCCCTTGTCCCGATCCCGCACGTATTCGTCCCGCAGGGTCATCCGGTCGTATTCGAAATGGCCCATGACAAACACCCGGCGCATATCTTCGGTGGCCACAATATTGATGCCATTTTCCACACTGCGGCTCAGCACCTGCAGCTGTGGGTTGCTGTCCACCATGGCATCGTCCACCTTGGTGTACCGGCTCTGGGGGATGAAATACCGGTCATCGAACCCCCGCAGCAGGGGATGGTTCCGCACGGTAAGCCCGTAGGGATAGATGCCGCACAGTTTCTGGGGCAGCATCACTTTGGGGATGTCGTAGTAGTAGTACAGGCCGGCCTGGGCGCCCCAACAGTAATGGAGGACGGAATAAACATGGGTGCGGGCCCATTCCAGGTATTCCTCGATTTCGCCCCAGTATTCCACGTCCTCATACTCCAGCTTTTCCACCGGAGCTCCGGTGACAATCAGCCCATCGTAGTACTTGTCAGCCACATCCCTGAATTCCAGATAGGCAGATTCCAGGTAGGAGTTATCCGTATGGGTGCCCACCCGGGTCACCGGACGGCAGAAATCGATTTCCAGCTGCAGAGGGGTATTCCCCAAGAGGCGCAGCAGCTGCACTTCTGTCGGTTTCTTCAGTGGCATCAGGTTCAGGATCAGGATCTTCAGGGGACGGATATCCTGGGTCATGGCCCGGTCGTTATCGATGGTGACAATATTTTCCTCTCTCAGTTTTTCCTTGGCGGAAAGATGGGAATCGATCTTGATTGGCATATGAATCACTCCTTCGTACAATACATAAAAAAAGCTTCCGTCCCTGCAGGGACGAAAGCATCGTGGTACCACCCGGCTTCGCCTGGCGAACCAGGCCTCTCGAGCACGCGAACCGCGTTCGGATGCTCCAGTGCTGTAACGGGCACACCCGGACGACCTACTTGGTTTCAATCATCTGCTCCAAGGCCATATTCCCTTCTTGGCCCGCTCTCCCTTTCACCGGTCGGAAGCTCTCTGTGCCGTGCGCCGAAGGTACTCTTCTTTTCATTGCAACATTGATTTGAAATTAGTCTCACTGTAACACAGAAACAGGACTTCGTCAAGGGGTCCCCCCTCTTGCTTTTCTTCCCCTTTCGACGTATACTGGAAAAAAGTTAAATGTTGTCAAAACAACAAGGAGAATGCGTTATGGAATCTGCTATGGATACTGCATTTCTGGCCCAAACGGCCCTGTTCAAGAATGTACCTCCCCAGGAAATCGAACTGCGGATGCACTGCCTGGGCGGCGTGATCCGTTCCTTTCCCAAAGGATCCTATATCCACTATGCCGGGGATATCGTCCACACGGTGAGCATGGTCCTGAGCGGCCGGGTCATCATCGAAAACGACGACCTGTGGGGCAATCGAAACCTGCTGGGAACCATGGGCCCCGGGGAACTGTTCGCCGAAGCCTATGCCTGTGCGGAAAACGAACCCCTGCTGATCAACGTCCAGGCTGTCACCGACACCACGGTGCTCATGATGGACCTGCGGAAGGTGTTCCACACTTGTTCCCGCAGCTGCCCCCAGCACCAGCAGATCAGTGACAACCTGCTGCACATCCTGGCCCGGAAGAACCTGGCCCTGGCCCGGCGGATCCTGCATACCTCCTCCAAGTCCATCCGGGGACGTGTCCTGTCCTACCTGTCCTTCCTGGCAGCCCAGCAGAAAAAGAAGATCATCACCGTTCCCTACAACCGGCAGCAGATGGCCGACTACCTGAGCGTGGACCGGAGCGCCCTGAGCAACGAACTGAGCAAGATGCAGAAAGAAGGCATCCTGGAATACCACAAGGAAAGCTTCAAGCTGCTGAAAAATCCGGAGGAGTAAGTGGGGTTAGTGGTTAGTGGTTAGTGGTTAGTGGTTAGTGGTTAGTGGTTAGTGGTTAGTGGTTAGTGGTTAGTGG encodes:
- a CDS encoding FAD-binding oxidoreductase, whose protein sequence is MKTYQPITEGIAEKLKAIVGEKFVWTDEDHLEQYKTDEETDPRKFHRPEAVVAPASTEEIASIMKLANAEHFPVTPRSGGTSVSDGAIPVCGGLVLLMERLDKILEVSPEGMYLRAQAGARTGDVQQAAREKGLFYAGDPCSADSCLIGGNLATNAGGDKAVRYGTTRNQVHAIEVVLPNGQIAHLGTRCKKNSTGYCLDQLVIGSEGTLGIITEVTLKLLPQAPCKADVLAIFTDQDKATGIVPVLLREGLDPTSVEFMDNAFVRASSEYSKLDLGHYEDGSYVILTLETFDEEELDRKLLKLDELCRSHGAVEVGMADDRVWTLRKNCLESTRVLSRVMTSDDFVVPLDKIARTISQLSREARKYPFRVFTLAHAGDGNLHFSILKGDLSDEAWEQALDAFHAKAYGYVYAMGGRLSGEHGIGAKKVKQLAALADPGELYMMQTIKQALDPQDILNPGKVLAVY
- the tadA gene encoding tRNA adenosine(34) deaminase TadA is translated as MMGTGVASTQDLMFMDLALEEARQAAREGEIPVGAVLVRKGQVVARAHNRREQDRDATAHAELLAIRRACEKLGRWRLTDCTLYVTLEPCPMCAGAIWNARIGRLVYGAWDSAAGACGSQFNLPVHPSLNHRTEVTAGIREKESREILRDFLKARR
- a CDS encoding homoserine O-succinyltransferase, with the translated sequence MPIKIDSHLSAKEKLREENIVTIDNDRAMTQDIRPLKILILNLMPLKKPTEVQLLRLLGNTPLQLEIDFCRPVTRVGTHTDNSYLESAYLEFRDVADKYYDGLIVTGAPVEKLEYEDVEYWGEIEEYLEWARTHVYSVLHYCWGAQAGLYYYYDIPKVMLPQKLCGIYPYGLTVRNHPLLRGFDDRYFIPQSRYTKVDDAMVDSNPQLQVLSRSVENGINIVATEDMRRVFVMGHFEYDRMTLRDEYVRDRDKGLDPALPKHYYPTDDTTQEPLFKWCSYAHLFYLNWLNMVYQDTPYDLTKLTKKE
- a CDS encoding Crp/Fnr family transcriptional regulator, whose protein sequence is MESAMDTAFLAQTALFKNVPPQEIELRMHCLGGVIRSFPKGSYIHYAGDIVHTVSMVLSGRVIIENDDLWGNRNLLGTMGPGELFAEAYACAENEPLLINVQAVTDTTVLMMDLRKVFHTCSRSCPQHQQISDNLLHILARKNLALARRILHTSSKSIRGRVLSYLSFLAAQQKKKIITVPYNRQQMADYLSVDRSALSNELSKMQKEGILEYHKESFKLLKNPEE